The sequence CTTTCATTCACATTTCCAGTGCCAGGGAAAAGGTATCGGCCTGTTTCATGAATGGATAATGTGCATACATTTGGATCATCGTAGAAAGCCCATTGAACACCATCTCCATGATGGGCATCTGTATCAACATATAATACTTTCGCGTCATAGTGCTTTCTAATATACTCAATCGCTACGGCGCCATCATTATAGATGCAAAATCCTGACGCTTTTTGTTGAAAGCCATGGTGAAGTCCACCACCAAGGTTAAGAGAATGTTTTACTTCACCTTTCATCACTGCATCAACGGCTGTTAAGGAACCCCCGACTAACAGGGAGGCAGCTTCATGCATATGTGCAAACATTGGTGTATCTTCTGTACCAATTCCATAAGGAAACCCTTCGTCTTCTGTAAGTTTGCCCTCGCTAGCTAGCTTTACGGCTTGTATGTATTTAGGGTCGTGGATGAGTCTTAATTCTTCCTCTGTTGCCACTCGAGGAGGAATGAGATGGTTATCATCAATAGCATTACTCGTCTTTAATAATTCATAAGCTAACGTTACGCGTAATTGATTGAAAGGGTGTCCTTCCCGAAACCGGTACTTTGTAAATTGGTCTGAGTACACAAATTTAGCTTCACAGGTCATTTCTCTATCCCCGGCATATTTGGCCACAACACCTCATACCCTTCTGCGTGCAAATCTTCTATAATTGGCATTGGGTTCATAGTTTGTAATCGAAAGACTAGTATTTTATAGCGTTGATCTGGCTCATAAGGATAAATGAGTACAGATGTAATGTTGACTTTTCTACGTCCCAAAACAGCCGTTACTTCTGGAAGGATACCTGGTTTATTAATTACTTTTAATTCAATTTGAGAGCTTTGGACGTTCACTCCAGTTAATTGAATTAACGTATAGAGCATATCCTTCTCGGTTACTATGCCTACTAGTTTGTTAGCTTTTGTTACTGGTAGACAAGCAATTTCTTGCTCATAAAAAATGGACGCAATTTCCTCTACAAAATCTAATGGATGAATAGTCGTTACAGGTGTACTCATAATCGATCGTAATTCATTTTGCAGTTCATTCTCATCATTGTCTTGATGAATATGAAAAATGGAAGGGCTTGCATCTCTTACATCTCGATCTGATACGATACCTATCACTTGATTAGATTCATCAACAATTGGTATATGCCTTATATGGTGATCGTTTAGCAACTTTAAAGCGCTTTCAATAGTTTCAGTAGGTTTACAAGTGATAACCTGAGTTTTCATAATTTGTTCGACAAGCATCTTAATCTCCTCCTCGACTCGTGCGATAACGGTTACGATTTAAGAAACGTAATTGTTCAAAACGTTTAACTGATTCTGGGTCAACACGCTCCCCGATTCTTGCCATTAGACAATTTGCTGGGTGCGAGACAATTTCTTCATCATCAGTTGGATACGGAGTAAGCCCGCCTGCTCCCATCATTTTCTCCATTACTTTACGGTAATTCCAGATATTTAAACGTGTACCTGAAAGATCCCAATGCCAATAATACTCAGTTGAAATCACAATAAAATCTTCCATTGCATCATCCAACATGGAAACCTTTAATAGCCATGAACCGATTTTGTAGCCTCGATAAGCAGGAATAACTTCAATAGCACCTAATTCAATCAAATCTTCCATTTGAAATTTCGACCATCGTTCAAGTGGGTCGGGATATAGATACGTAACATATCCAACAATTGTTTCTGAAGTTCGTGCTATAATGATCCGTCCTTCCTCAAACTCAGCTATTTTCTTTACAGCTTCAAATTGCTTTTCAGAGGGGCGAAACGCAGTTAAATGTTCATGAAATGAATAGTTGGCTAATTCCGAAGAAGAAAGAGGACCTTCTATTACCACTGTACCTTCATGGGTCTCTATTTCTTTGGAATGATACTCTTTTATATGCTTCATTTCTACACCACCTAAAAATTGAACCTTGATTTTATTAACATTATACAGGAAAAACCATGAAAAATAATCCCAAAAGTCTGAAAAAATGTTACAACCCTAGGACAAAATAAAAGATTAAAAATTTTTATTTAAATAGGTTAGTATTTAATCAATAAAAAAGGAAGAGGAATATATATTCCTCTTCCTTGCTTGATTAGAGTTGTTATATTATTGAGAGTTATTACTGTTCTCCAGAGTCCAGAGCTCTCACTATTGCCGGAACTTCCATCGCTGCTAGAAGAATCTCCTCCACTAGAATCACTGGAACTTCCTGAATCCTCATTGGAATCACCAGAACTTCCGGTATTTCCACCAGAATTACTTGAGTCTCCTGATGAATCACCAGAGGTTCCATCACCAGAGTTACTAGTGTCATCTCCGGAGTTACCGGTGTCATCGCCTGAGTTGTCAGAGTTATCAGTGTTTCCTGAATCACCTGAGTCACCGGAATTTCCACTATTTCCGGAGTTATCATTTCCTTGACCAGAATCATTGTTATCATCTGGTTCAGGCTGTGGTTCTGGATCTGGTGTAAAGTCACCATATTGGGCTGATGGAGAAGCGCCAGAGACACGACCATAGTAGTCAACAGCCTTGACAATATATACTCCTCTACCTCTAGATCCTAATGACGTATCAGCTGAACTTCCTGCCAGTTGGAATGCTGCTCCCGGTGAAGGTGCACGATACACTCGATAACCTACCACATCATTACTTGCAGATGCAGACCATGTAACAGCGCCACCACTAACATTGACGGTTGCAGGTGCTGCAGGTGGTTGACCATCATTAGGTAATTTATTTGATGCAGGAACACTAACATTCGCCCAACGTTCATTATTTGGAATTAACTGACTAAAGTCATCTAATTTGTCATAATTATTACGTTCAATCCAATCTGGATTAAAGTATATTCCACTATTGGTAAACTCATTTGGTGTCGCTTCATCAGCTACATATGTTTTACCGTTAACAACAACAGATCTCGTTTGAATTAAACTATCATCTGTTTTAGATGGTACTTGTCCTGAAGCGTAGATATCGCTTTTAACAAGTCCAAATTCAGAACATAGTTCAGAAGGAGCTAGTCCTGAGGTAGCACAATAGTTAGCTGTAACAATACCTCCAGGGTTCTTAAAGCTTTCTTCTGGAACCATTAGATCTGGTCTAATATCAGATGCTGCATTTACTACTTGTGACCAGAGGTTGATGTTTCGGTTACTGTAGCTTAGGTTACAACCATAGCATTTTATAGATTTAGGGGTATCATATCCCATCCACATTCCCATGGTCACATTAGGGTTTGTCGCAACAAACCAAGTGTCTCGGAAGTTTTGGGATGTACCTGTTTTACCAGCCCAATCCACATCTTTATACTTAAGTTGATAATTTGCATATGTTGCTGTTCCATAATCCAAAACATCTCTCATCATATCAATAGTAAGGTAAGATGTTTGTTCACTGAATACCTTCGTTTTTTCACTTTTATGCTCATATAATAGTTCGCCGTCTTTATTTTCTATTCGGTCTATCATGTAAGCATCGACGAAGTTCCCCATATTTCCAAATGTGGAATAGGCGTTTGTGTTTTCTTCTACTGTTACACCGTTTGTTACGGCACCTAAAGCCATAGATAAATTGGTTCTGTCACCTTCTGTTAATGTCGTGAAGCCCATTTTATCTAAGAAAGAAACTGGATCTTGATTAACAATATCTGCATAGGTTCTAGCTGCTGGTACGTTAAAGGATTTCGCAAGGGCATAACGAATCGATGTTAAGCCATGATAACGACCTGTGTAGTTTCCTGGCGACCACGTTTTCGTTCCCGCTTGGAAAGACGTATCGATGTCAGCTACCACAGAACCGGGTTGAGCTTGACCAAGTTCAATGGCTGGAGCGTACACAAGAATCGGCTTCATCGTACTCCCATTTGAACGTTGTGAGTCTGTTGCGTGATTCACTTGATTCTGTTCGTAATCTCTTCCACCAATGAAACTGAGAATTTTACCTGTACTGTTCTCCATTAGGAGACCACCGACTTGAACAGGCTCTTGAATGGTTTTTTCTTCTCCATCAACTACGACGGTTTCTGGTTTTTCTGGTCCATATTGATTGTAATTATTTTTTATTTCTTGCATTTTGTCGTAGATTTTTTGGTCAATTGTGGTGTGAATTTTGTATCCATTTCCACGTAAGTTACGGTCAGCAAGAATAAAATATTGTTCTTGAAGTGCTTCATTATTCTCTAAGTCTTCTTCGCTGTAACCGTCTTGCTTGGCCAGTTCCTTCGCTAAAATCTTTTTCGCACGCTTTTCAATCTCAATTGTTAAATAAGGATACTCTTGAATAGGTGATGTCTCAGGCTTAGCGAAATCAGCTGCAATATTATAGTTACGTGCTGTCTCTAATTCTTGATCTGATATCATTCCAGCTTCATGCATTCTAGTTAGAACGGTTTGCATTCGATCCATAGCCGGAGCGATATTTTCTTCACTTTTGACTTCACCACTGTTGGAAAATGGTGTGTAAAGGTAAGGGCTTTGTGGTAAACCGGCAATAAATGCGGATTGAGCTAAATTTAACTCATCTGCACTCACACCAAAGATACCTTGAGCAGCTGTTTCAATTCCTGCTATGTTTCTACCCGACGCATTTCGTCCAAAAGGTACGACATTTAAATATGCTTCAAGAATTTCATCTTTTTCAAAGAACCGTTCTAAGCGCATGGCTAGAAGTATTTCTTTCGCTTTACGCTCGAATGACACTTCGTTTGTGAGAATTTGGTTTTTAATTAACTGTTGAGTAAGTGTACTTCCACCAGTTTTTGTACTTGCATTGGTTACTTCTTGGAATATTGCCCTCAGTATTGCCTTTGGCACAATTCCTTCATGTGTTTCAAAATATTCATCTTCTGTAGCAATAACAGCATTTCGGACGTGTTTCGAAACGTTTTCTAGTTGAACTTCTTCACGATATAAATCAGAGCGTATTTTCCCTAAATACTTATTATCTCCAAAAAAGATTTCTGTCGTTTCCTCATAGTTATAAATATCCTGTTTCATATCTTCTTCGGCTCGAATAGGTTCATCTTTCACGAGTGATGCGAAATAACCCGCACCTAATCCCCCTGCGAAGAAGAATCCTACAACACCAATGATTAAAAAGAATAGTAAAACATTCCATGCGACATCATAAGTGATTCGGGAAGCTTTTTGAATTTTCCCTTCTTGCCACCATTTCGTAAATGGTGATTTATCAGAACCATTAGATTGGTTATTATTCATATTATGGATCCCCCCCCTATACTTACAACGAATATTATACCATAATCCACCATGAGGAGACATGATTCTACTGTTATTTATAGTTGCTTTTTCAAAAAAATTGTGCTATAAATTTAAGATAGAAATAAATATATTCACGTTGAAGGGTATGCAGTAATAATTTGTTCCCTGTTGTAGAGAGCTGACGGTTGGTGAGAGTCAGTACAAAGCAAATTGTGAATTACGTCCTGGAGTATCTTCTGCTAAATCAGAAGACGGTTATAACCGTTATATTTCCGAGTGGTAACAGATAGAACGCTGTTACAACAAGGGTGGTACCGCGAGGCAAATCTCGTCCCTTTTAGGGGCGAGATTTTTTTATGCTTTTTTAGGTGAATACTTTAAAAAAATAGTGTTACCTAAGCTGAGCTCTAGAATTAAATAAATTAGATATACATATCAAAAAGGAGTGACACTATGCATATTTTAGAAGATCTAAAAGCAAGAGGTCTAGTGAATCAGACAACGGATGAGGAGAGCTTGCAAAAGCATTTAAGTCAAGAACAAGTAACATTGTACTGTGGATTTGATCCCACCGGGGACAGCTTGCACATTGGTCATTTGCTGCCCTTATTAATTTTGAAGCGTTTTCAAAGAGCGGGTCATCGTCCCTTAGCCCTTGTAGGGGGAGGGACAGGAATGATTGGCGATCCAAGTGGACGTTCAACAGAGCGTCAACTGAATAGCGAAGACACAGTACGCTATTATAGTAAACAAATCGAAAAACAAATGGCCAAAGTTCTAGAATTTGACCAAGGTGATAATGCTGCTGCAGCTCGAAATAATTTAGATTGGCTAAAGAATTT is a genomic window of Pontibacillus yanchengensis containing:
- a CDS encoding acetoin utilization protein AcuC, with translation MTCEAKFVYSDQFTKYRFREGHPFNQLRVTLAYELLKTSNAIDDNHLIPPRVATEEELRLIHDPKYIQAVKLASEGKLTEDEGFPYGIGTEDTPMFAHMHEAASLLVGGSLTAVDAVMKGEVKHSLNLGGGLHHGFQQKASGFCIYNDGAVAIEYIRKHYDAKVLYVDTDAHHGDGVQWAFYDDPNVCTLSIHETGRYLFPGTGNVNERGIKEGYGYSFNIPVDAFTEDESFLQVYEEALREIMHYFKPDVIVTQNGADAHVLDPLTHLCCTMNIFEHIPKLAHELAHEYCDGKWIALGGGGYDIWRVVPRAWAQIWKVMTSNTPFSGELPLEWTTKWQEQAPVTLPDNWNDPANMYKAIPRKEEITEKNEKALEKALQFVQLKYNSPNSGI
- a CDS encoding transglycosylase domain-containing protein, with amino-acid sequence MNNNQSNGSDKSPFTKWWQEGKIQKASRITYDVAWNVLLFFLIIGVVGFFFAGGLGAGYFASLVKDEPIRAEEDMKQDIYNYEETTEIFFGDNKYLGKIRSDLYREEVQLENVSKHVRNAVIATEDEYFETHEGIVPKAILRAIFQEVTNASTKTGGSTLTQQLIKNQILTNEVSFERKAKEILLAMRLERFFEKDEILEAYLNVVPFGRNASGRNIAGIETAAQGIFGVSADELNLAQSAFIAGLPQSPYLYTPFSNSGEVKSEENIAPAMDRMQTVLTRMHEAGMISDQELETARNYNIAADFAKPETSPIQEYPYLTIEIEKRAKKILAKELAKQDGYSEEDLENNEALQEQYFILADRNLRGNGYKIHTTIDQKIYDKMQEIKNNYNQYGPEKPETVVVDGEEKTIQEPVQVGGLLMENSTGKILSFIGGRDYEQNQVNHATDSQRSNGSTMKPILVYAPAIELGQAQPGSVVADIDTSFQAGTKTWSPGNYTGRYHGLTSIRYALAKSFNVPAARTYADIVNQDPVSFLDKMGFTTLTEGDRTNLSMALGAVTNGVTVEENTNAYSTFGNMGNFVDAYMIDRIENKDGELLYEHKSEKTKVFSEQTSYLTIDMMRDVLDYGTATYANYQLKYKDVDWAGKTGTSQNFRDTWFVATNPNVTMGMWMGYDTPKSIKCYGCNLSYSNRNINLWSQVVNAASDIRPDLMVPEESFKNPGGIVTANYCATSGLAPSELCSEFGLVKSDIYASGQVPSKTDDSLIQTRSVVVNGKTYVADEATPNEFTNSGIYFNPDWIERNNYDKLDDFSQLIPNNERWANVSVPASNKLPNDGQPPAAPATVNVSGGAVTWSASASNDVVGYRVYRAPSPGAAFQLAGSSADTSLGSRGRGVYIVKAVDYYGRVSGASPSAQYGDFTPDPEPQPEPDDNNDSGQGNDNSGNSGNSGDSGDSGNTDNSDNSGDDTGNSGDDTSNSGDGTSGDSSGDSSNSGGNTGSSGDSNEDSGSSSDSSGGDSSSSDGSSGNSESSGLWRTVITLNNITTLIKQGRGIYIPLPFLLIKY
- a CDS encoding acetoin utilization AcuB family protein, with protein sequence MLVEQIMKTQVITCKPTETIESALKLLNDHHIRHIPIVDESNQVIGIVSDRDVRDASPSIFHIHQDNDENELQNELRSIMSTPVTTIHPLDFVEEIASIFYEQEIACLPVTKANKLVGIVTEKDMLYTLIQLTGVNVQSSQIELKVINKPGILPEVTAVLGRRKVNITSVLIYPYEPDQRYKILVFRLQTMNPMPIIEDLHAEGYEVLWPNMPGIEK
- a CDS encoding GNAT family N-acetyltransferase, translating into MKHIKEYHSKEIETHEGTVVIEGPLSSSELANYSFHEHLTAFRPSEKQFEAVKKIAEFEEGRIIIARTSETIVGYVTYLYPDPLERWSKFQMEDLIELGAIEVIPAYRGYKIGSWLLKVSMLDDAMEDFIVISTEYYWHWDLSGTRLNIWNYRKVMEKMMGAGGLTPYPTDDEEIVSHPANCLMARIGERVDPESVKRFEQLRFLNRNRYRTSRGGD